The following proteins are co-located in the Fusarium verticillioides 7600 chromosome 7, whole genome shotgun sequence genome:
- a CDS encoding NADH-ubiquinone oxidoreductase subunit: MSTISRTLSNLRKVGIKDYFVQMLYIGDTKAGRLIGTDRAGNKFFENNEELPLRTRWVEYAKHDYDAAHIEPGWHAWISYSVDKPPTEDPLLQTGVRAFEPSRALPNFTQTRGAFKTYNTSKSKISAWEPVAAPRA, translated from the exons atgtcgaCAATCTCACGAACATTGTCCAACCTGCGCAAGGTTGGAATCAAG GACTACTTTGTCCAGATGCTG TACATCG GTGACACCAAGGCTGGTCGTCTGATTGGCACCGATCGCGCCGGCAACAAGTTCTTCGAGAACAACGAGGAACTCCCCCTCCGAACACGCTGGGTCGAGTACGCCAAGCACGACTACGACGCCGCTCACATTGAGCCTGGATGGCACGCCTGGATCAGCTACAGCGTCGACAAGCCTCCTACCGAGGACCCCCTACTACAAACCGGTGTCCGAGCCTTTGAGCCCTCACGCGCCCTCCCCAACTTTACCCAGACCCGCGGCGCTTTCAAGACTTACAACAC ttccaagtccaagatctCGGCATGGGAGCCTGTGGCGGCGCCCCGGGCATGA